A genomic segment from Methanolobus zinderi encodes:
- a CDS encoding polymer-forming cytoskeletal protein, producing MSEEFIKYHEESNTYIARKRSYFENDINIDGNFIVGAGSGFWKNLNVKGTLKLGKGSSVKGNIRADDIVIGSRSEIQGDIEAANDLKLFDRVTVHGSAISGKTMSIRPGSTVGFARASEVLELIGKVNVKEIESGTKVIVRSE from the coding sequence ATGAGTGAAGAGTTCATAAAGTACCACGAGGAATCAAACACCTACATTGCCCGAAAACGATCATATTTTGAGAATGATATAAACATCGACGGGAACTTTATTGTGGGAGCAGGATCCGGATTCTGGAAAAACCTCAATGTCAAGGGAACTCTTAAGCTCGGTAAAGGTTCTTCTGTCAAAGGAAACATCAGGGCTGATGATATAGTTATCGGATCCAGGTCTGAGATACAGGGTGACATCGAAGCGGCAAATGACCTGAAGCTCTTTGACAGGGTTACTGTTCATGGTTCGGCAATTTCCGGAAAGACAATGTCCATAAGACCTGGATCTACGGTAGGTTTTGCCAGGGCCAGTGAAGTGCTCGAGCTCATCGGAAAGGTAAATGTTAAGGAAATAGAATCAGGAACAAAAGTAATTGTGCGTTCTGAGTGA
- a CDS encoding ABC transporter permease, which translates to MVREHFQSLKDKGVEIFSILAALVIWQLVAVYVVQNKFFLPSFTDVSLAFISVISRQVNFPLLSMELPVLIVDLLYSMMHFLIGLIAALLVGMPVGMLMGWFRSVDRVLDPLIEIVRPIPPLAWIPFAIIWIGLNPFGAGFVIFIGALFPIVINTFTGFKNIPRIYVEAAKVLGCNTDRELIRHVALPSALPSIVAGVRIAMGVGWMCLVAAEMFGVSRNGLGYKIWHHYYLHNMDFVLVYMLVLGFLGLLIDRMLRYYLEGRFLKWRTGVVM; encoded by the coding sequence ATGGTCAGGGAACATTTTCAAAGTTTAAAGGATAAGGGCGTGGAAATTTTTTCCATTCTGGCTGCATTGGTTATATGGCAGCTTGTAGCTGTTTATGTAGTACAGAATAAATTCTTCCTTCCAAGCTTTACAGATGTTTCCCTTGCATTTATTTCTGTGATCTCAAGGCAGGTTAACTTTCCTTTGCTCTCCATGGAGCTGCCTGTGCTGATTGTAGATCTTTTGTACAGTATGATGCATTTCTTAATAGGTCTCATAGCTGCACTCCTGGTAGGCATGCCTGTGGGTATGCTCATGGGATGGTTCCGATCGGTTGACAGGGTACTTGACCCTCTCATTGAGATAGTTCGTCCGATTCCGCCACTTGCCTGGATTCCCTTTGCCATCATATGGATTGGCCTTAACCCCTTCGGGGCGGGATTCGTGATATTCATAGGAGCCCTGTTTCCAATAGTGATCAACACCTTTACCGGCTTCAAGAACATTCCCCGTATATATGTGGAAGCCGCTAAGGTCCTGGGATGTAATACCGACCGTGAACTGATACGACATGTTGCACTTCCTTCGGCACTACCCTCGATAGTTGCCGGTGTGCGTATTGCCATGGGAGTCGGATGGATGTGTCTGGTAGCTGCGGAGATGTTCGGTGTTAGCAGGAACGGACTTGGCTATAAGATATGGCACCACTACTACCTGCACAATATGGATTTCGTACTTGTCTACATGCTTGTGCTGGGATTCCTGGGACTGCTTATCGACCGCATGCTACGCTATTATCTTGAAGGAAGGTTCCTCAAGTGGCGTACAGGGGTGGTGATGTAA
- a CDS encoding ABC transporter ATP-binding protein: MSSVSVKGVSRKFVKDEVTQTLALDNIDLDIKDQEFVCFIGPSGCGKTTLLRVISGLDTPDQGEIVVGNEKITGPGPKRGMVFQEYSLFPWKSVKDNIIFGPRMRGIPRNEALEEAEKYLELVGLTQFRDSYPHELSGGMKQRVAIARALANEPEVLLMDEPFGALDAQTRNSLQHELLNIWQKKHLTVLFVTHSVDEAVFLADRIVMFTARPGKIKEITRVDIPRPRDRTSLEVNQLRNHLLKLLSEEQKK; this comes from the coding sequence ATGAGCAGTGTCAGTGTAAAAGGCGTCTCGCGTAAGTTTGTAAAAGATGAGGTCACTCAGACCCTTGCTCTTGACAATATAGACCTTGACATCAAGGATCAGGAATTCGTATGCTTTATCGGACCTTCAGGATGTGGAAAGACCACCCTTCTCAGGGTCATCTCAGGTCTTGACACGCCCGATCAGGGTGAGATAGTCGTGGGTAATGAGAAAATAACCGGTCCCGGACCCAAGAGAGGTATGGTGTTTCAGGAATACTCTCTCTTTCCATGGAAATCGGTCAAAGACAACATAATATTCGGTCCCAGGATGAGAGGAATTCCCAGAAATGAGGCTCTTGAGGAAGCTGAAAAATATCTGGAACTTGTGGGTCTTACACAGTTCAGGGACAGCTATCCCCATGAACTCTCAGGTGGAATGAAACAGAGGGTTGCCATTGCACGTGCCCTTGCAAACGAACCTGAAGTGCTGCTGATGGATGAACCCTTCGGAGCACTGGATGCCCAGACAAGAAATTCTCTGCAGCATGAGTTACTCAACATATGGCAAAAAAAGCATCTTACTGTCCTCTTTGTCACACACAGTGTGGATGAGGCTGTTTTCCTGGCTGACAGGATCGTGATGTTCACCGCACGCCCGGGTAAGATCAAGGAGATCACAAGGGTTGATATTCCAAGACCCCGTGACAGGACAAGTCTGGAAGTCAACCAGTTGCGTAACCATTTGCTGAAATTGCTTTCCGAGGAACAAAAGAAGTGA
- a CDS encoding PAS domain-containing sensor histidine kinase produces the protein MESHNKNQDLSELTEQNCSLEIDPDLVFTGNLSSEEVRSAKPFLDLVNGFILLIDNEHNIVSINKKASSLSGYAAQDVENKSWLDIFVPANLQDKLKADFSSVSCDETSSQDSFECLVQCRDGTELNMDLKVTILQDGDGSTSGFLLIGSDIVQKKKVIRENTKLLSFLGAATYAVIFSDSSGHITFWNKAAAELFGYEEEEALGQPLTIIMPKRYRKAHEGWDQIISIGKSPVVGRIFEVTGLRKDGSEFPVEISINTTHVKGEVFHGAFLNDISKRKMKERLMTISKNKYRMMFEKSPLGIFHFDENGVITQCNENFVKIVGAPEENVISSIMGFNMLRSFRDRSIKKAIRQVLAGIPARYEDNFHSPFSSKVIPIKAEFSPVISEEGKLMGGVCVVEDFTERKAAEEALNTYADELSKANEELKSLDRMKDEFLSNLRHELTTPLIPIKGYSELMFDGALGDLNERQHDAMEKIMLSSERLKRLIDSLLYVSITEGGNVDYTFIPLRLTEVLESAINDRSPEITSKGHTIEKDLPCDLPLIEGDLDYLRNVFVNLIDNSVKFTPDKGIIKISASNEDDHAHLQIADNGIGIGDTEILNIFNRFYQVDGSSTRKYGGNGLGLYICKKIIEAHKGEIWAESRQGEGTTIHVTLPFKQKSMEDQPSPEMQE, from the coding sequence ATGGAATCTCATAATAAGAATCAGGATTTATCAGAACTTACCGAGCAAAATTGCTCCTTGGAGATTGATCCTGATCTTGTCTTCACCGGTAATCTCTCTTCTGAAGAAGTGAGATCCGCAAAACCTTTTCTTGATCTCGTTAATGGATTTATCCTTCTTATTGACAATGAACACAACATTGTGTCAATAAATAAAAAAGCAAGCTCATTATCAGGTTACGCTGCCCAGGATGTTGAAAATAAGAGCTGGCTCGACATTTTTGTTCCTGCAAATCTGCAGGATAAGCTAAAGGCAGATTTCTCATCTGTCTCATGTGATGAAACCAGCTCACAGGATTCTTTTGAATGCCTGGTTCAGTGCAGGGACGGTACGGAACTGAACATGGATCTGAAGGTGACCATCCTCCAGGACGGGGATGGCTCAACCAGCGGTTTTCTCTTGATCGGCAGTGATATCGTTCAAAAGAAAAAGGTGATCAGAGAGAATACAAAACTTCTTTCCTTCCTTGGAGCTGCCACCTATGCAGTTATCTTTTCCGATTCCAGCGGCCACATAACTTTCTGGAACAAAGCTGCTGCTGAATTGTTCGGATATGAGGAAGAGGAAGCTCTTGGTCAGCCCCTCACAATCATCATGCCCAAGCGCTACAGGAAGGCCCATGAGGGCTGGGATCAGATCATATCCATTGGCAAGTCTCCTGTTGTAGGGCGGATATTCGAGGTCACAGGCCTGCGAAAAGATGGCAGTGAGTTCCCTGTGGAGATATCCATCAATACTACTCATGTAAAAGGAGAAGTTTTCCATGGCGCTTTTCTGAATGACATCTCCAAACGTAAGATGAAAGAGCGTCTGATGACCATTTCCAAGAACAAATATCGTATGATGTTCGAGAAGTCCCCGCTGGGAATATTCCACTTTGACGAAAATGGTGTTATCACTCAGTGTAATGAGAATTTCGTGAAGATCGTGGGGGCTCCTGAAGAAAATGTAATATCTTCTATCATGGGCTTTAATATGCTCAGATCTTTCAGGGACAGATCCATTAAGAAAGCCATCAGGCAGGTTCTTGCTGGTATTCCTGCCAGATATGAGGACAATTTCCATTCACCTTTCTCAAGCAAGGTCATACCGATCAAGGCAGAGTTCAGTCCGGTGATATCCGAAGAAGGAAAACTCATGGGTGGTGTATGTGTTGTAGAGGATTTCACCGAGCGCAAAGCTGCGGAAGAAGCCCTGAACACATATGCTGACGAGCTTTCAAAGGCAAATGAGGAGCTCAAGTCCCTTGACAGGATGAAGGACGAATTCCTTTCAAACCTGAGGCATGAACTCACCACGCCCCTTATCCCGATCAAAGGGTACAGTGAACTGATGTTTGACGGCGCCCTGGGAGATCTGAACGAAAGACAGCATGATGCCATGGAAAAGATCATGCTCAGCTCCGAGAGGCTCAAAAGACTGATCGATTCCCTGCTCTATGTCAGTATTACCGAAGGTGGTAATGTGGATTATACGTTCATTCCTCTTCGCCTGACAGAGGTCCTGGAGTCTGCCATCAATGACAGGTCTCCTGAAATAACCAGCAAGGGACATACAATTGAAAAAGATCTTCCCTGCGACCTCCCTCTCATAGAAGGGGATCTGGATTACCTGAGGAATGTATTTGTAAATCTTATCGATAACTCCGTCAAATTCACACCTGACAAGGGGATTATTAAGATATCTGCGTCAAATGAAGACGATCATGCCCATCTGCAGATAGCAGATAACGGGATTGGTATAGGGGATACGGAGATTCTGAACATATTCAACAGGTTCTACCAGGTCGATGGCTCTTCCACACGCAAGTATGGCGGAAATGGTCTTGGTCTTTATATCTGTAAAAAGATAATCGAAGCTCATAAAGGAGAAATATGGGCTGAAAGCAGACAGGGTGAAGGCACCACTATTCATGTGACGCTTCCCTTCAAGCAGAAATCTATGGAAGACCAGCCTTCTCCAGAGATGCAAGAGTGA
- the nrdD gene encoding anaerobic ribonucleoside-triphosphate reductase, which produces MGVESSSNNIDRLGFIDPLELVDDVLYDSSWLLKENSNTRTSPSVIDLHLATQIKKRYALEKLYSKEVANAHLDGVIHIHDLHSPFKPYCNGIDARIFLIDGLRFPDTISLPARRFEAALYHTMSFMLHSQQFFAGAQAVDMLNWLLAPYLYYDSIDEEELYKMIQGFMFQMNQSNRIGAQSAFTNIGLRISCPSMLEDERVIFGGKLLDATYREFEHEARSIYRTFMEVAAAGDASGAPFTFPLLTTAITEDIDPDDELWHSTMRAASSTGAPYFLNLTADYLEEETVQAMCCRLLAKHSGGIWSAGGIGTGSNKVVSVNLPGITARINFPDDLYTEIDRVMEISRQALLEGNEIIRRSLYEWRLLPWLMNNTSEEIPYYDFAKRHLTFGVVGLNECLMNLTGRPLTEQQETGLEIIRHISEKITQFSIEDGIEYTLEQTPAESTAYRFALLDSHRYGKRANVQGTVNTPYYTNSTHVPYNSNISLIDRINIESEFHPYFTGGTICHIWIGESTPDPEGLSRFIQRLAGTKLAYFCLSPDFSVCINGHTTRGKRETCLLCGEEVADHISRVTGYYGHVSNWNPGKRMEYEQRHRYDCSAKK; this is translated from the coding sequence ATGGGAGTGGAAAGTAGTTCCAATAACATAGACAGACTTGGTTTTATCGATCCACTGGAACTTGTGGATGATGTCCTGTACGACAGTAGCTGGCTTCTCAAGGAGAACTCGAACACACGTACCAGCCCCTCGGTCATTGATCTTCATCTCGCAACACAGATCAAGAAAAGATATGCTCTTGAAAAGCTCTACTCAAAGGAAGTAGCAAACGCCCATCTTGACGGGGTCATTCACATACATGATCTCCATAGTCCCTTCAAGCCCTACTGTAACGGTATAGATGCAAGAATATTTTTAATCGACGGACTCAGGTTCCCTGATACGATAAGTCTTCCTGCAAGGCGCTTTGAGGCCGCACTTTACCATACGATGTCCTTTATGTTGCATTCACAGCAGTTCTTTGCGGGAGCCCAGGCCGTTGATATGCTGAACTGGCTACTTGCTCCCTATCTGTATTATGATAGTATCGATGAGGAAGAACTATACAAGATGATACAGGGATTCATGTTCCAGATGAACCAGTCAAACCGTATTGGTGCACAGAGCGCGTTTACCAACATTGGTCTTCGCATTAGCTGTCCGTCAATGCTTGAAGATGAAAGGGTAATCTTTGGAGGCAAACTGCTTGATGCGACCTATCGTGAATTTGAACACGAGGCAAGATCAATATACAGGACCTTTATGGAAGTTGCGGCAGCAGGAGATGCAAGCGGAGCACCTTTTACTTTCCCGTTACTCACCACTGCAATAACAGAGGACATTGATCCGGATGATGAGCTCTGGCACAGTACCATGAGGGCTGCTTCAAGTACCGGTGCGCCATATTTTCTGAATCTTACAGCAGACTACCTCGAGGAGGAAACTGTGCAGGCCATGTGCTGCCGTTTGCTTGCAAAACACAGCGGAGGGATCTGGAGTGCGGGAGGCATCGGAACAGGTTCCAACAAAGTTGTCTCCGTGAATTTGCCAGGCATAACGGCAAGAATAAACTTCCCTGATGACCTATATACCGAAATTGACAGGGTAATGGAAATAAGCCGTCAGGCACTCCTGGAAGGAAACGAGATAATAAGGAGATCACTTTATGAATGGAGGCTGCTGCCATGGCTTATGAACAATACCAGTGAAGAAATACCTTACTATGATTTCGCAAAACGCCATCTCACCTTCGGAGTTGTCGGCCTGAATGAATGTCTGATGAATCTAACAGGCAGACCACTGACAGAGCAGCAGGAAACGGGTCTTGAGATAATACGGCATATATCCGAAAAGATCACGCAATTCTCTATTGAGGACGGGATAGAGTACACACTGGAGCAGACTCCTGCCGAAAGTACGGCTTACAGGTTTGCACTGCTGGACAGCCACAGGTATGGAAAACGTGCAAATGTGCAGGGCACTGTAAACACTCCCTATTACACAAATTCAACCCATGTCCCATACAACAGTAACATCTCCCTTATTGACCGCATAAACATTGAATCCGAATTCCATCCCTATTTCACAGGTGGCACCATATGCCACATATGGATTGGAGAGAGCACTCCGGACCCTGAAGGATTGAGCAGGTTCATACAGCGACTTGCGGGAACGAAACTTGCATATTTCTGCCTGTCCCCTGATTTTTCGGTTTGCATTAACGGACACACCACACGTGGAAAAAGGGAGACATGCCTGCTCTGCGGCGAGGAGGTAGCAGACCATATTTCCAGGGTTACGGGATATTACGGACATGTCAGCAACTGGAACCCCGGAAAGCGCATGGAGTATGAGCAGAGGCACAGGTACGATTGCTCTGCGAAAAAATAA